The Pseudomonas asiatica genome has a segment encoding these proteins:
- a CDS encoding AraC family transcriptional regulator, protein MKAVSAAASERSTTTGSFIRALALSKFTEFASNEGLRPTAMLRLVALPVDVEQFPQQILAYQRYCGLLDLCAQHAEQPLFGLRFGMHQGLAVFGDMLYLVGSTRSVGEALLELKDNYAVFNGAVSMQLIPARDQVCLEFSTPRQYGPGQFQAAELMCAVALKLLRAMIGDEWQPDHVAFTHAPLGNELDYRSILGSPPMFSSAFTGLVFPRDVLSLPLNAKDTTLHQLLETHIGRMERLSSAALPGSIKQLLRHLLPSGRATVDKAASWMVVNPRSLQRQLFAEGTSFQQLLDEVRQESAQHYLQDPAISMSRLAKLLGYADSSGFSRAFHRWFGLTPLQWQRRTGLTRQPRLLRGRKNYNGPAE, encoded by the coding sequence ATGAAAGCGGTATCCGCCGCGGCCAGCGAGCGTAGCACGACCACTGGCTCGTTCATCCGTGCGCTGGCGCTCAGCAAATTTACCGAATTCGCCAGCAATGAAGGGCTCAGGCCAACGGCAATGCTCCGGCTGGTGGCTTTGCCTGTGGACGTGGAACAATTCCCCCAGCAGATACTTGCCTACCAACGCTACTGCGGGTTGCTGGATCTGTGCGCACAACATGCCGAGCAGCCGCTGTTCGGTTTGCGGTTCGGGATGCACCAAGGGCTAGCAGTATTCGGTGACATGCTATATCTGGTCGGCAGCACCCGATCGGTAGGCGAAGCACTGCTGGAGCTCAAGGACAACTATGCAGTCTTCAATGGTGCGGTCAGCATGCAGCTCATACCTGCACGCGATCAGGTCTGCCTTGAGTTTTCAACGCCTCGGCAGTACGGCCCCGGGCAGTTCCAGGCCGCAGAGCTGATGTGTGCCGTGGCCCTGAAACTGTTGCGTGCGATGATCGGTGACGAATGGCAACCTGATCATGTGGCCTTTACCCACGCGCCACTTGGCAACGAGCTGGACTACAGGAGCATCCTTGGCTCACCTCCGATGTTTTCCTCGGCGTTTACAGGCCTGGTCTTTCCACGGGATGTCCTGTCGTTGCCACTGAACGCCAAGGACACAACATTGCACCAGCTGCTGGAAACGCACATAGGCCGGATGGAGCGGTTGTCCAGCGCGGCACTCCCTGGATCCATCAAGCAACTGCTTCGCCACCTGCTTCCCAGCGGCCGTGCAACAGTGGACAAAGCCGCCAGCTGGATGGTCGTGAATCCACGGTCGTTGCAACGCCAACTCTTCGCCGAGGGCACGTCATTCCAGCAGCTTCTGGACGAAGTGCGCCAGGAATCAGCCCAGCACTACCTGCAGGATCCTGCCATCAGCATGAGCAGGCTGGCGAAGCTTCTGGGATATGCAGACTCGAGCGGCTTCAGCCGCGCCTTTCATCGCTGGTTTGGCCTCACCCCGCTCCAATGGCAACGAAGAACCGGGCTGACCAGGCAACCCCGCTTGCTGCGAGGGCGAAAAAACTACAACGGCCCTGCCGAGTGA